A window of Ignicoccus hospitalis KIN4/I contains these coding sequences:
- a CDS encoding SixA phosphatase family protein translates to MIAILFRHGKAVSAQRAGSDEERWLTEEGKEDVRRVAKCLPTPTAIYSSPLRRAKETAEILSEVFNVPYEVKEELSSGKFNLETFAKVFKPGALYVAHNPDLEEVLRGLGCEAKLSAGGAAVVNVGARKLLALLNPEYCP, encoded by the coding sequence TTGATCGCGATACTCTTCCGCCACGGGAAGGCCGTCAGCGCCCAGAGGGCGGGGAGCGACGAGGAGAGGTGGCTCACCGAGGAGGGCAAGGAGGACGTGAGGAGGGTTGCCAAGTGTTTGCCCACGCCCACAGCGATATACTCCAGCCCCCTCAGGAGGGCCAAGGAGACCGCAGAGATCCTCTCCGAGGTATTCAACGTTCCCTACGAGGTCAAGGAAGAGTTGTCCTCCGGTAAGTTCAACTTAGAGACGTTCGCGAAGGTTTTCAAACCCGGAGCCTTGTACGTGGCTCACAACCCTGACTTGGAGGAGGTCCTTAGGGGCTTAGGGTGCGAGGCGAAGTTGAGCGCCGGGGGCGCGGCCGTAGTGAACGTGGGCGCCAGAAAGCTCCTCGCGTTGCTCAATCCCGAGTACTGCCCCTGA